Proteins encoded by one window of Cyprinus carpio isolate SPL01 chromosome B6, ASM1834038v1, whole genome shotgun sequence:
- the LOC109092371 gene encoding protein Dr1-like, which translates to MASSSGNDDDLTIPRAAINKMIKETLPNVRVANDARELVVNCCTEFIHLVSSEANEICNKSEKKTISPEHVINALESLGFGSYIAEVKDVLQECKTVALKRRKASSRLENLGIPEEELLRQQQELFAKARQQQAELAQQEWLQMQQAAQQAQLAAASASSAQQAGSSQDEDEEDDM; encoded by the exons ATGGCCTCTTCATCGGGCAACGACGATGATCTGACGATCCCGAGGGCGGCGATCaataaaatgattaaagaaaCGCTTCCCAACGTGCGAGTGGCGAACGATGCCAGAGAGCTGGTGGTGAACTGCTGCACAGAGTTCATTCACCTCGTCTCCTCAGAGGCCAACGAGATCTGCAATAAATCCGAGAAGAAGACTATATCCCCAGAACATGTTATAAACG caCTTGAAAGTCTAGGTTTTGGGTCATACATCGCAGAAGTAAAAGATGTTCTGCAAGAGTGTAAAACTGTAGCACTTAAACGGAGGAAGGCCAGCTCTCGACTAGAGAACCTTGGCATACCTGAGGAAGAACTTCTCCGTCAACAGCAGGAATTATTTGCCAAG GCACGGCAGCAGCAGGCTGAGCTGGCACAGCAGGAGTGGTTACAGATGCAGCAGGCCGCCCAGCAGGCACAGCTGGCGGCGGCTTCAGCCAGTTCCGCTCAGCAGGCTGGATCTTCccaggatgaagatgaagaggacgACATGTGA